A part of Arthrobacter dokdonellae genomic DNA contains:
- the flgL gene encoding flagellar hook-associated protein FlgL, giving the protein MMTRVTMQTMAAAAQRNLQASSARLAQLQQSATDLKTFSNVSDDPAAAADSMAVRAQQAAAAQYGRNISDGSAWLATADNALASATTLLQNAKDLTLQGANGAINQQGRDAIATQLDSLRTDLLTKANTQYQGRNIFAGNSSAGAAYKNGPLPGDPPVYTGDGSTVERRISPNTTIQVDANGPAIFGRDNTDGKGDSVFGLLKTIADTLRNGGDVSAHIDDMDKALNTVINGRSEVGARHAQLLRAQDANANAVVDLENQRSGIEDLDLSKAFLDVKSQELSYQAALSVTAKVLQPTLMDFLR; this is encoded by the coding sequence ATGATGACACGCGTCACAATGCAAACCATGGCCGCCGCGGCACAGCGGAACCTGCAGGCCAGCTCCGCCAGACTGGCGCAGTTGCAGCAGTCCGCCACGGACCTGAAGACGTTCTCCAACGTCTCCGACGATCCCGCTGCGGCGGCGGACTCGATGGCGGTCCGCGCCCAGCAGGCCGCGGCGGCACAATACGGCCGCAACATCTCCGACGGTTCCGCCTGGCTGGCCACGGCGGACAATGCGTTGGCCAGCGCCACAACGCTGCTGCAGAACGCCAAGGACCTGACCCTGCAGGGCGCCAACGGCGCCATCAACCAGCAGGGGCGCGATGCCATCGCCACGCAGCTCGACTCACTCCGCACCGACCTCCTGACCAAGGCCAACACCCAGTACCAGGGACGGAACATCTTTGCCGGCAACTCCAGCGCGGGTGCGGCCTACAAGAACGGCCCGCTGCCGGGTGACCCGCCGGTCTACACCGGGGACGGCAGCACGGTGGAGCGCCGGATCAGCCCCAACACCACCATCCAGGTGGACGCGAACGGCCCCGCCATCTTCGGCCGCGACAACACTGACGGAAAGGGAGATTCGGTGTTTGGGCTCCTGAAAACGATCGCTGACACCCTGCGCAACGGCGGCGACGTCTCGGCACACATCGACGACATGGACAAGGCCCTGAACACCGTCATCAACGGCCGCTCCGAGGTCGGCGCCCGGCACGCTCAGCTGCTGCGGGCGCAGGACGCCAACGCGAATGCCGTCGTCGACCTGGAAAACCAGCGCTCCGGCATTGAGGACCTGGACCTGTCCAAGGCGTTCCTGGACGTCAAGTCCCAGGAACTTTCGTACCAGGCGGCGCTGAGCGTGACGGCCAAGGTCCTCCAGCCGACCCTCA
- the flgK gene encoding flagellar hook-associated protein FlgK encodes MSTFSGLTTALSGLNAARTGLNVVGQNLTNVNTAGYTRQRTDLASIGAPANGSLYSAGVKPGEGVAVAGIARLGDSFLDARVRTAFSSAGYTNVRANALSDIQARMKEPGTDAISGQLTTFWGSWQAVSNTPGDPGVTATLLQGAAALTQSIADGYRGLDTQWSQTRSQADMLAGEVNSTAAQVADLNDKIRQSASSGVPSSALIDQRNTLTARISQLAGGTVRDLPDGGNEILLGGNVLVSGSQVNTVKVGGPASMSEANAPGAGPVQLAWTRHPDTAVDLDGGQLAGTLSVLARPNGDGTGGVIAETAAQYNNLAETLAKQVNDIHATAYKADSTQGGPFFSYTAGQAASTLAVVPTDTADVATSASATAGNDGSMADKISQLGTVPGSPDAQWTKTVLTTGTATRTALQQDVAAGTAVTGAVTAQQSNASVDIDEENVNLLAYQHAYQAAARVMTAMDEALDVLINQTGRVGR; translated from the coding sequence TTGAGTACTTTTAGCGGCCTGACCACGGCCCTGTCCGGGCTGAATGCGGCGCGGACCGGGCTGAACGTCGTCGGGCAGAACCTGACCAACGTCAACACCGCCGGCTACACCCGCCAGCGGACGGACCTGGCCTCCATCGGCGCACCGGCCAACGGCTCCCTTTACAGCGCCGGAGTGAAGCCGGGCGAGGGCGTCGCCGTCGCCGGCATCGCCCGCCTGGGCGACTCCTTCCTGGACGCCCGCGTGCGGACCGCGTTTTCCAGCGCCGGCTACACCAACGTCCGCGCCAATGCCCTCAGCGACATCCAGGCCCGCATGAAGGAGCCGGGCACCGACGCCATCTCCGGCCAGCTGACAACGTTTTGGGGCTCGTGGCAGGCCGTGAGCAACACCCCCGGCGACCCGGGCGTCACGGCCACCCTGCTGCAGGGCGCCGCCGCACTGACCCAGAGCATTGCCGACGGGTACCGGGGCCTGGACACGCAGTGGTCGCAGACCCGGTCCCAGGCGGACATGCTGGCCGGCGAAGTGAACTCCACAGCCGCCCAGGTGGCCGACCTCAATGACAAGATCCGGCAGTCCGCCTCGTCGGGGGTTCCCAGCAGCGCACTGATCGACCAGCGCAACACCCTCACCGCCAGGATCTCGCAGCTGGCCGGCGGGACCGTGCGGGACCTGCCCGACGGCGGCAACGAGATCCTGCTCGGCGGCAACGTCCTGGTTTCCGGCAGCCAGGTCAACACGGTGAAGGTTGGCGGTCCGGCCAGCATGTCCGAGGCTAATGCGCCCGGTGCCGGCCCCGTCCAGTTGGCATGGACCCGGCATCCCGACACGGCCGTGGACCTGGACGGCGGACAGCTGGCAGGCACACTCTCGGTGCTGGCCCGCCCCAACGGGGACGGGACGGGCGGTGTGATCGCCGAGACCGCCGCCCAATATAACAACTTGGCGGAAACGCTGGCCAAGCAGGTCAATGACATCCACGCCACGGCATATAAGGCGGACAGCACGCAGGGAGGGCCATTCTTCAGCTACACCGCGGGGCAGGCTGCCTCGACTCTTGCCGTCGTCCCGACGGACACGGCCGACGTCGCCACCTCCGCCAGCGCCACTGCCGGCAACGACGGATCCATGGCGGACAAGATCTCCCAGCTTGGCACCGTCCCCGGCTCCCCCGACGCGCAGTGGACCAAGACGGTCCTGACCACGGGAACTGCCACCCGCACGGCACTGCAGCAGGACGTGGCCGCAGGCACGGCAGTGACCGGCGCAGTGACGGCGCAGCAGTCCAATGCCTCCGTGGACATCGACGAGGAAAACGTGAACCTGCTCGCCTACCAGCACGCCTACCAGGCCGCGGCCCGGGTCATGACGGCCATGGACGAGGCGCTCGATGTCCTCATCAACCAGACCGGAAGGGTGGGACGCTGA
- a CDS encoding flagellar protein FlgN — protein sequence MGPEELTTLLWRERELLDLLVFKLDEEHLILQSGKTRWLDHATREVEHVMDRLRAASLERTAVASAVAVEWGLADNATLQDLAAAAADGPWGEILSAHFAALSTQVDQLRSLRDTNLQFLRAGLRSAQETVAGMAPDAGTYNHLGHTRQDAGSRFLDQSV from the coding sequence GTGGGGCCTGAAGAATTGACCACCTTGTTGTGGCGCGAACGCGAACTGCTGGACCTGCTGGTCTTCAAGCTGGACGAGGAACATTTGATCCTCCAGTCCGGCAAGACCCGCTGGCTGGACCACGCCACCCGCGAAGTTGAGCACGTTATGGACCGCCTCCGCGCGGCGTCGCTGGAGCGGACGGCCGTGGCGTCCGCCGTCGCCGTCGAGTGGGGCCTGGCGGACAACGCGACCCTGCAGGACCTCGCCGCCGCGGCCGCGGACGGACCCTGGGGCGAGATCCTCTCCGCCCATTTTGCGGCGCTGAGCACGCAGGTGGACCAGCTCCGCAGCCTGCGCGACACGAACCTGCAGTTCCTCCGCGCCGGCCTGCGCTCCGCCCAGGAAACCGTGGCCGGGATGGCCCCGGATGCGGGCACCTACAACCATTTGGGGCACACCCGCCAGGATGCGGGCTCGCGGTTCCTGGACCAGAGCGTATGA
- a CDS encoding sigma-70 family RNA polymerase sigma factor, translating into MGYLVSEICMRASHLSRPDLTQVGAIALIQCAESFDASLGVPFGAYARRRIKGAFADELRREDWATRGARSRMSELAAMQETLAGALGRLPSADELAAAMGVDRATVEASQLDAARSVTPLTDVIADMVAATSQTPEEAVLQSEHEDFLGAAVAALPEKMRYIVEQIYYGDRSVKDLAEELGSSHSAVSQQRTEAMRLLRDGIERHYLATADAQSPPHARIAASRREDYLTDLGARTLGGATRVRSHHVFRNGVVKSLPALG; encoded by the coding sequence GTGGGGTATTTGGTTTCTGAAATTTGCATGCGCGCCAGTCACTTGTCCAGGCCCGACCTGACACAGGTGGGCGCCATTGCGCTCATCCAATGTGCGGAGTCCTTTGACGCGAGCCTTGGCGTGCCCTTCGGGGCCTACGCCAGGCGCCGGATCAAGGGTGCCTTCGCCGACGAGCTGCGCCGGGAGGACTGGGCCACCCGGGGCGCCAGGTCCCGCATGAGCGAGCTTGCCGCCATGCAGGAAACGCTTGCCGGCGCGCTGGGCCGCCTGCCCTCAGCCGACGAGCTTGCCGCCGCCATGGGCGTGGACCGCGCCACCGTCGAGGCGTCGCAGCTCGACGCCGCCCGCAGCGTCACACCGCTGACGGACGTGATTGCTGACATGGTCGCGGCAACGTCGCAGACGCCGGAGGAGGCCGTGCTGCAGTCCGAGCACGAGGACTTCCTGGGCGCGGCAGTCGCGGCGCTGCCGGAAAAGATGCGCTACATCGTGGAGCAGATCTACTACGGCGACCGCAGCGTCAAGGACCTGGCGGAGGAACTCGGCTCCAGCCACTCCGCCGTGTCCCAGCAGCGCACGGAGGCGATGCGGCTGCTGCGCGACGGCATTGAGCGCCACTACCTGGCGACGGCGGACGCGCAGTCCCCGCCCCATGCCCGCATCGCGGCGTCCCGCCGGGAGGACTACCTGACCGATCTTGGCGCACGCACGCTGGGCGGCGCCACGCGGGTGCGCAGCCACCATGTGTTCCGGAACGGCGTGGTGAAGTCCCTGCCCGCACTGGGGTGA